CGCGCCGGGACGCTCACGTCGGTGGAGCTGGTGGAGCACGCGCTGAGCCTGATCGACGCGTACGACGCCGAGCTGCACGCGTTCGTCCTGGTCACCCGTGACCTCGCGCTGCGGCGCGCGGCGCGGGCGGACCGGGAGCTGCGCGACGGCGTCGACCGCGGGCCGCTGCACGGCATCCCGTACGCGCTGAAGGACATCCTCGCCGCCGAGGGCCTGCCCACCACCAACCACTCGCGGCTGACCCTCACCGACCTCGCCACCGAGGACAGCACCGTGGAGGCCCGGCTGCGGGCCGGCGGCGCGGTGCTGCTGGGCAAGCTGGCCACCTACGAGTTCGCGTTCGGCGGACCGAGTACCGACCTGCCCTTCCCGCCGGCGGGCAACCCCTGGAACCGCGAGCACATCCCCAGCGGCTCCTCGTCGGGAGCGGGCGCCGCGGTGGCGGCCGGGTTCCTCCGCGTCGCCTTCGGGTCCGACACCGCCGGCTCGCTGCGCGGCCCGGCGTTCCACTGCGGGGCCGTCGGCCTCAAGCCCACCTACGGCAGCGTCTCGGGCCACGGCGCCACCCCGCTGGCGCCCACCATGGACCACTTCGGGCCCCTCGCCTGGACGGTGGCCGACGCCGCCGCCGCCCTCCAGGTGGTCGCGGGGCCCGACCCCAGGGACCCGCGCACCCGCGAGGCGCCGACGCCCGACTTCCTCGGCTCGCTGAGCGGGGAGGTCCGCGGCCTGCGCGTGGCGTACTCGAAGGCCTGGTACGCGTCGGACCCGGGGACCCTTCCGGAGATCACCGAGAGCATCGACCGGGCCCTGGCCCACCTCGACCGGCTCGGCGCCGTCGTCGAGGAGTGCGAGCTGCCGCCGTACGAGCTGTTCGACGCCTGCGGCCGGGTCATCCTGATGGCGGAGGGGTTCGCCGTGCACCGGGAGAACCTGCGCCGCGCGCCGCGGTCCTTCGGCCGCTACACCTACCAGAAACTGATGCCCGGCGCGGGGGTCGGCGCCGACGAGCTCCAGCGGGCCCGCCAGGTCCGCGACAGCCTCGCCGCGGCGCTCGACCGGCGGGTCTTCGCCTCCCACGACCTGCTGATCACGGCGTGCGGTCAGACCACCGCGGCCCGGATCGACGCCTTCGGCGCCGACTGGCCCCCGCCGAAGCTGGCCAACGACATGCAGACCATCCCGTTCGCCGTCACCGGACACCCCGCGATGTCCCTGCCCCTCGGGTTCGCCGGCAACGGTCTGCCCATCGGTGTGCAGCTCGTGGGGCCCGCCTACGGCGAGGCGAGCCTGTTCCGGGCCGGCCTCGCCCTGGAGGCCGAGTTCGGCCGACGGGACACCCGTCCGGTGCCGGCATGAGACGGCGGTCCCGCCCTTCGGCGACCCGTCGGCAGAAGGGCTGAGGTGAACGACCGCACTCGCCCCCCGCTCCCCGCCGGCTTCTGGTGGCTGTGGACCGCGACGCTGGTGAACCGGTTCGGCCTGTTCGTCATGCCGTTCCTGTCGCTCTACCTCGCCGTGGAGCGGGGCTACTCCGCCACGTACGCGGGCCTGGTGATCTCGTTGTACGGACTCGGCGGGATAGCCGGATCGCTGATCGGCGGGTCGCTCAGCGACCGGTGGGGCAGGCGGCCCACGCTGCTCACCGGGCAGCTGGGCGCCGCCGCGTTCACCCTGGCCCTGGGACTCGCCGAACAGCCCGTGACGATCGCGGCGTGCGTCACCGTGCTGGGCGTCGCGCTGAAGGTGTCGCAGCCCGCGATCGGGGCGATGCTCGCGGACCTGGTCCCCGAGGAGTCCCGGCCCCGGGCCTACTCGCTCAACTACTGGGCGCTCAACCTCGGATTCTCCGTCTCCGCCCTGTCGGCGGGCACCCTCGCCGCCTTCGGCTACCTGACCCTGTTCGTGGTGGACGCCGCCAGCACCCTGCTGTGCGCGGTGCTGGTCTTCTGGCGGATTCCCGAGACCCTGCCGGCGAAGCTCCGCACGGAACCGTCCGCGGCGGCGGCCCCGCGCACGTCCCTGGCCGCCGTGGTCCGCGACCGCCGGTTCATGTGTCTGGCCGGATTGAACCTCCTGGTGGTCACCGTCTTCACGCAGCGGCACCTGGCACTGCCGCTGTCCATCGCCGAATCCGGCCTGTCCACCGCGGACTACGGGATCGTGGCCGGGGTCAACGGCGTCATGATCGTCACTCTGCAGCTCGCCGTCACCCGCTTCACCCAGCACCGGCCAGCCGGTTGGGTGCTGGCCTGCGGGGCGCTGCTGATCGCGCTCAGTTCGGTGCTCAACGGACACGCCGGCACCGTGCTGCTGTACTGCTGCGCCGCCGTCGTCTACACCCTCGGTGAGATCGCCTACGTACCCACCAGCGAGGCGCAGGTGCCCGCCATGGCTCCGGAGCACGCACGTGGCCGCTACGAGGGCGTGATGGTCCTGACCTGGGCCGTCGGCGGCTTCGTGGCACCGCTGACGAGCGGTCTGATCATCGACGCCCACGGCACGGACACCCTCTGGGCGGGGTGCGCGGTGATCGGCGCGCTCGCGGCCGTCGGTTACGTCGCGTTGCTGCGGCCGCGCCGCGGGAAGGACGACGCCCCCGGACCCGCACGAGCCCTCCGGTCCACGCAGGCCCCCTAGGGCGTATTTCGAAAGTCCCGCCTGCTCGGCGACGCCTGGCACTTCCCCAAGCTCCCGGCTTCGCTCGAGCAGGGGAGGCCCCATCCCTCGCCGCGTTGTCGGGATCGCCCCGATACATCCAGTATCGGGGCGACCCTCCGCCTTGCGATCGCACGCACCAGACGCCGCCGAGCCCGCCCTCCGGGCGGACGGCGCTACTTTCGAAACACGCCCTAGGCCCTGCGGCCCCCAGTCCGCACAGCCTTCTAGCAGGAGTGGAAAGACATGGAAGACACCTCGACGACCTCGCGGGCAGCGGCCTCGCGGAGGCCGCACGTGACGGACCCCCGCAGGCTCCTCAACGCGTTCGACCACCAGTTCCGGGGCTTCAGGACCTTCTGGTTCGACCGGATCGCCCCGGCCGGTCCCGTCGTCCTGCCCGCGGCGCTGGGCGCCGAACTGGAGGACGCGATCGGCTACTTGGCCGACCTGCTGCGGCGGGCGGTGCACCACCTGGGCGACGACTGCGTCTCCCGGCACCGGGCGCTGGGCCTGGACGAGCGGCTGACGGAGTTCTACGGGGACGAGGAGTTCGAGAACGCCTACGCGACGGTCATGGGCCGACCGGACGTGATCCTCACCGACGCCGGATGGAAGTTCATCGAGTTCAACTTCTGCTCGTCCACCGGCGGTCAGGTCTACGTCCACCTCCTCAACGAGCTGTGGCGGCAGCTCCTGCCCGACGACGCCCTGAGCACCCTCACGCTCGCCGATCCGCTCAAGACACGCGGGGACATGCTGCGCACCGTCCTCGACGACCTCGGTCTGGAACCGTACGTCGCGCTCGTCGGCCATCTCCCGGACGTCTTCCTCTCCGACTCCGGGGGGAACCGGAGGTACTACGAGATCGAGGCCGACGCCCTGCGGAAGTCGGGCATCAGGGCGGAGTACTTCGAGACGGACGAGTTCATCGACGCCCTCGGCTCCCGCCGGGGCGAGTTCCCGCTGGTCCTGGAGCGGACCGTGCCACAGGAGTGGATCGACGCCGGCCGGGAGATCGGACCGCTGCTGACGATCAGGAAGTGCGGCGCCGCGGTGCTGACGCCGCAGAGTTCCTACCAGGCGGCGAACAAGCAGCTCTTCGCCCTGCTGTCCCAGGGGCAGGACTGGATGAGCGACCGGGACCGGGAGTTCGTGCGGCGGTACATCCCCTGGTCGCGCTCGGTCCGGGAGGAGACCGTCGAGTACCGGGGCACGTCCTGGAAGCTGGACGAACTGCTGCGCGGGCGCCGGGCGGACTTCGTCCTGAAGCGCTCCGACGGCGACCAGAACTTCGACGTGCACATCGGCGCGCTGACCGACGCGTCCACCTGGGAGGACGTCATCGCCAAGGCCCGCGAGGCCGGCACCTGGATAGCGCAGGAGACCGTCCACAGCACCGAGATCCACGCGGACGTCCTCGACTGCGACCGGGGCGAACACCTCGGCATCGCGACGCGCGCGGTGTTCGGCCCCCTGTTCATGGGCGGACGCATGACCGGATGCGGGGTGCGCTACGACGTACCCGCCCCGGGCGGCTCCGCACCGCGGGCGGCGGGATCGAGCATCCTGGGGTCCGTCGGCTGGCAGGCGGGCTGACCGGGACGCCCGTCCCGTGTCCGGGCCGGGACCGCCGGCGGATTCCGCCGGTGGGCCGGTCCCGGCCCGGACATCCTGCCGGACGTCCCGGTCACCGCCGCTCGGGGTGGGCGCTCTTCTGGACGAGCGCCGTCAGCTGGACCCGCGACCGCACCCCCAGCTTGCGGTAGATCCGGGTGAGCGCCGCCTCCACGGTCTTGACGCTGACGTACAGGGCGGCCGCGATGTCGCGGTTGCCGCGCCCTTCGGTGACCAGCTCGGCGATCCGCCGCTCCGCGTCCGTCAGACCGGCCGGCGAGGACCGCACCCGGTTCGGCTCCGGCTCCCACAGCGGCGCGCCCGCCCTGCGGAACACCGCGTCGGCCGCCGCCCGGAGCTCCCTGGCCCGGGCCGGGCGCCTGTGCCGCTGCTCGACGGACGAGTACGCCAGCAGCACCCGGCCGCACTGCAACGGGTATCCGAGCCGTTCGAAGGTGCGCAGGGCGCGGCCGACCAGTTCCTCGGCCGACGCGTGGTCGCCCGCCGCCGCGTGGCACAGCGCCTCGGCCCGGTCCAGCGAGGCGAGGACTCCGCGCCGTCCCAGCTCCTCGGCCCGGGACCGGGCGTCGGAGACCGTCCGCAGGGCGGCCGGCAGGTCTCCTGCGGCGACCAGCGCCTCGGCCAGATCGGCGTCGTAGCGGACCTCCGCGGGGTCCGCGATGCCCAGGTCCTGCACCAGGTCCCGGACCCTGAGCAGATCCGCCAGGGCTCCGCCCGCGTCCCGCAGCAGCAGCCGGGTCATCCCGGACAGGTGCAGACAGTGCGCGGCGAAGACGGTGTCCTCGTCCTCCTGCGAGGCCGTCAGACCGAGGTCCGCGTAGGCGAGCGCCTGCTCCAGGGTCCCGCCGGCGAGTTCGGCGACCGCCGCCGCGTACCACGGCGGGCCGGGCGAGGTACCCAGGTCACGTGTCAGCGCCAGGAGCCGGTGCGCCTCCTCGCGGGCGAGCTGGCCCTCGCCCCGGTGTGCGTGGATCCGGACGGCGCGGCTGAGCACCCAGAGCCGGTCGGCGGGGCAGTCCGGCGGGCGCATCTCGTCCAACAGCCGCCCTGCCTCGTCCAACCGGTCGTCGAGCAGGGCGAACGCGACGCCGACCCGGCGTGGCTCCCCGGGGGTCCGGCCGGCGCCGGCCGGCGTGCCCGTCGCCAGGGCACGCCGGAGCAGCTCGGCCTGGCCCGGCGAACCGCGGACCTGCTCGATCCGGGCGGTCAGGGCCAGGGCGAAGGAGTGGATCGCCGCGTCGCCGGCCCGCTCGGCCAGTTCGGCGGCCGAGCGGGCGTGCGTCAGCGCCTCCGCGTGGTAGCCCCGGTTGGCGCCCAGGCTCCGGGCGAGACGCAGGTGCGCCGCCGAGGCCAGGGCGGGATCGTCGGCGGCCAGGGCCTCGGACAGGGCCCGCGCCGCCATCCGCTCCGCCACCGCGGCGCCCCGGCCGGCGGCGTCGGCGACGGCGAGCCGCGCCTGGGCGCGGGCGGTGGGCACGGCCCGCCTGCGGTCCAGCTGCTCCAACGCCGTGCAGGCCAGGTCGAACCGCCCGGCGGCCTCGGCGTCCCGGGCGGCGGCGATCAGGAGGTCGTGCCGGGCGCCGCTGGCCCGGCCGCCCGCGAGCAGACCGAACTCGGCCGCCCGGGTGTGGTCACCGCCCTCCCGTGCGGCGGTGGCGGCGTCGGCCAGGCCGGGAACCAGCCGCGCGGGAATCTCGGCCGCGCTCAGGGCGGAGGCCTCGTGCCAGACGCGGTCGTCGTCCTCGGACGCGGCGGCGGCCAGGGCGAGATGCGCCTGGCGGACCGCCTCGCCGCTGGACTCGGCGAGGAGGCACTCGCGGACGACCGGGGCCGGGAAGCACACGGTGCCCGCCACCCGGATCAGCCCGGCGGCCTCGGCGTCGGCCAGGGCGGCGTCGGCCGACGGTCCCGCGGCCCGGCGGACGGCGTCGAGCGAGGGGTCGGCCGCCAGCGCCGCGAGGAGCAGCACCCAGTGCACGGGGGCCGCGAGCCCCGCCAGCCAGGCCCTCAGGGCCTTGCGCGCGTGCGGGGCCAGCGGCTGTACGTCCAGGACCGCCGTCGCCCCGGCCCGGGCCAGTCCGGCGGCGATGTCCGAGACCAGGCGGGGGTTGCCGCCCGTCGCCGTGTGGATGCGCGCGGCGGTCCGCAGGGGAATCCCGAAGGACCGCACCACGGCCGCCGACTCGTGCGGGGTGAGCGCGGGGACCGCGATCTCCACCGCGTCACCGCCGAGGACGTCGTGCGGCAGCGGGCCGTCGGGCCGCAGCGCCGCCAGCAGCGACACACTGCCGCGGCTGCGGCGTGCCGCGAAGCCGAAGACGTCCAGGCTGTCCGGGCCCCACCAGTGCATGTCGTCGGCGGCCAGCAGCAGCCGGGCCCGGCGCCCCCACGTCTGGAGGCACGACAGGACCGTGACCCGCAGGATCGCGGGGTCGGGCGGGGGCCCGGTGACCCGGCGCAGCACCCAGTCGATCGTCGATCGCTGGACGTCCGGCAGGTCGCCGCTCACGTCCGCCGGGCACACGGTGAACAGGTCCACCAGGGGTACGTAGGGCAGGTGTGCGTCGGCGGGCGCCGAGCTGAGCCTGACCACGGGGTCCCCGGAGGACTGCCACCCCGCGCACACCGCGTCCAGCACCGCGGACTTGCCGAAACCGGTGGGTCCGACCACCGCCACCGCACCTGCCTGCCGCAGCTCACCGGAGACCTGGTCGACCAGCGGGCGGCGCGCCCTCACCGCAACGCGTCCATCCACGCCTCGACCGCGTCCGCGTCGCGTGGCAGGCCCGACGACAGGCACAGCGCGCCGTCGGAGGTGATGACGAAGTCGTCCTCGATCCGCACGCCGATGCCGCGCAGTTCCTCGGGGATCGTCAGGTCGTCGGGCTGGAAGTACAGCCCCGGCTCGACGGTGAGCACGTGCCCCTCCTCCAGCACACCGCCCAGGTACGTCTCGCTGCGGGCGGCGGCGCAGTCGTGGCAGTCGAGGCCGAGCATGTGGCCGGTGCCGCACACGGTGTAGCGACGGTAGAGGTCGGACTCGTGCGGGATCGCGGCGCCGCCGGGCCGCAGGCCCCAGGCGTCGAGCCCCTCGGCGACGACCCGCGTCGCGGCGTCGTGGAAGGCGCCGTACGGTGCTCCGGGCCGCAGGGCGGCGATGCCCGCCGACTGGGCGGCGAACACCAGGTCGTAGACGCGGCGCTGCACATCCGTGAAGCGCCCGCCGACCGGCAGGGTCCGGGTGACGTCCCCGGTGTAGAACGAGTCGGCCTCGACGCCCGCGTCCAGCAGGAGCAGCTCCCCCTCCCGCACCGGGCCGTCGTTGTGCATCCAGTGGAGCACGCACGCGTGCGCGCCGGCCGCCGCGATGGTCTCGAACCCCAGGCCGTAACCCTCCAGCCGGGCGCGCCGGTTGAAGGTGCCCTCCACCCACCGCTCCCCGCGTGCGAGGCGTGTGGCGTGGGGCAGTTCACCGGCGACGTCGTGGAAGCCGGCGACCGTGTGCCCCACGGCGGCGCGCAGCTGCTCGATCTCCCACGCGTCCTTGACCAGCCGCGACTCGGAGAGGAAGGCGAGCAGTTCGGCGTCGGCCGGTGCGGACGGCGGGACGGTCGCGTCGACGAGCGCGTCCTCGCCGCGCACCACCCGGGTCGGGACGTCACCGGCGAGTGCCCGCTCCAGCCCGTCCCGGGAGACCGCCTCGACGCCGAGGGCTTCGGCGGTCTCCCGGAGCGTCCGGCGCCGGCCGACCCAGAACTCGCCGTGCTGCCGGTCGCTGTAGAACTCCGCGCCGGACGGACCGGCGTCGCGCGGTGACCGGGGCCGGGTGAACAGGGTGATCTCGTGCCCGCTGCCGGTGGGCTCGAAGACGAGCACACTGTCGGGCACCGCTCCCGTCCCCTGTTCGGCCGTGAGGTGGATGTACGCGGAATGCGGGCGGAAGGCGTAGTCGAAGTCGTTGCTGCGGGCCTTGAGCCCGCCCGACGGGACGACGATCCGCTCTCCGGGGAACCGCGTCGACAGCGCCGCACGCCGCTTGGCCGCGTATGCGGCTCCGGAGACGGGTGGAAGCCTCCTGTCCGTGTCCGCCCACCCCTGCCGAAAGACCTCCGCCACCGCCGCCGGTGCTCGACGATCGTGACTCCGCGCTCCGCGCGGGCCGTCCTGACGTTCCATCGCACGCCTCCCCGTCATTCCGTTCCGTGGTGCTGCGCCCTCACTCCACAGGGAGAACGCACGTGTTCGAGCCGCGGCCCCGAAGGGCCGCGGCGGCCGATGTCAGCCGCGAAGCCGGGCCATCCACTCCTCCACGTCGTCGGCCGTCCGAGGAAGGTCGGCCGAGAGGTTCTCGTTGCCCTCGTCGGTGACCAGCAGATCGTCCTCGATGCGCACGCCGATGCCGCGGAGCTCCTCGGGCACGGTCAGGTCGTCCGACTGGAAGTACAGGCCGGGCTCGACGGTGAGCACCATGCCCGCCTCCAGCGTCCCGTCCACGTACAGCTCGGTACGGGCCTTCGCGCAGTCGTGGACGTCCAGGCCGATCATGTGGCCCGTGCCGGCCAGCGTCCAGCGGCGGTACAGGCCGAGCTCGTACGCCTCGTCCACCGACCGCTCGCCGAACAGGCCCCAGGAGGCGAGGTGCTCGGTCAGCACCCGCTGGGCGGCGTGGTGGAAGTCCCGGTACTTCGCACCGGGCCGGACCGCGGCGATGCCGGCCGACTGCGCCGCGTACACCGCGTCGTACACCTTGCGCTGGACCGGTGTGAAACGGCCGTCGACCGGGAGCGTGCGGGTGACGTCGGCGGTGTAGAGGTTGCGGCTCTCCACTCCGGCGTCGATCAGCAGCAGTTCGCCCGGCCGGGTCTCGCCGTCGTTGCGGACCCAGTGCAGCGTCGTGGCGTGGGCTCCCGCGGCGCAGACCGACGCGTAACCCACGTCGTTGCCCTCGGTCCGCGCACGCATCCAGAACGTGCCCTCGATGGCCCGCTCCGCGGTCGGAGTGTCCGTACCGAGAATGCGCACCACGTCCTCGAAGCCACGCGCCGTCGCCTGACAGGCGTGGCGCAGGTCGGCGATCTCGAACTCGTCCTTGAGCAGGCGCATCTCGGACAGGGCGACGCGGAACTCGGTGTCGCGCTCGGCGGTCACCTTGTCGTTCAGGGCGGCGTCGACCCCGGAGTCGTAGTCGCGCAGCAGACGGATCGGGCCGGTGGCCTCGGCGAGCCGCTCGGTCAGCGTGCGGACATCACGGCAGGGCAGGCCCAGGAGCCGCTCGTTCTCGGTGAGGCTGTTGCGACGGCCGTCCCAGAGCTCACCGTGGTAGTCGCGCCAGAACTCCCCGTTCTCGCGGTCCGACCGGGGGAGCAGATAGGCGACCGCCACGTGCTCGCCGTCCGCACCGGGCTCCAGGACCAGTACGGAGTCCTGGGACTGGTCACCCGTCAGGTAGACGTAGTCGGAGGAGGGGCGGAACGGGTAGTCCGTGTCGTTGGCACGGACCTTCGGGTTGCCGGCCGGGACCACCAGCAGCTCACCGGGGAACTGCGCGGAGAGCGCCGCCCGGCGGCGCGCGGTGTACGCCGCCTGGGCGATGGGTTCGAGGTCGCGGCGCTCGGTGTCGGCCCAACCCTGCTTCATGTTCTCGGCCAGCTCGGCACTCACGTCCACGTACAGACCGTTCTTCCGCGTCTTGTTCTCATCCGTCTCACCAGCCACGACATCCTCCTGATGCGAATCCGTCACGCGTGTTCCTCTCGATCGCAGAAGTCGATGCCCGCCCCGGGGACCGACCGGAGAATCCTCCAGGAAGCGCGCCCGTCCCGGCAACGGCCTTTCCGGGCAAACGCCTTGAGTCGGGGCGGGGGCCGGGGCATGCGGTGGGCCCGGTTGTCCGCGCTGCTGCGGCACAGACCCGCACGATCCGGGCAGTGCCGGCCCGGCGACCCCCAACTCCCCCGGCGGTAGGGCTCCTTGCCGTGAACCGCACTCTTGCAGCCGCCTCCCCTCCCCACGTCATACACATGTATGAAATCTCGCGGATGCTCTTGCGTCATTTGTCGCTGGGCGGGCCCGGCCGCTCTCGTGGAGTCTGGGCCGGTCAGCCACCCCCGGCGGCGAGGATCCGGCGGGCGCGTTCGAGCAGGGGCTTGTCGATCATCTGTCCGTCCACCACGGTGACGGAGTCACCCGCGGCGACCACGGCCCGGGCCCACGCGCGTTCGCTCGCGGTCGGCGCGAACCGCTCCGCCACGACGGGGACTTGGGCGGGGTGGATGCACAGCTTCCCGGTGAAGCCGAGCCGGCGCCCGTGGGCGATGTCCGCGGCGAGCGCGTCGGCGTCCCGCACGCCGGTCGTGACACCGTCGACCGGAGCGCACCGCCCCGTCGCCGCCGAGGCCGAGACCAGCCGGGACCGGGCGTACGCGAGGGCCGTGTGGTCGTCGTGAGCGACTCCGAGCTGCCCGGCCAGGTCCACGTTGCCGAGGGCGACACGGACCGCGCCCGGGGTGGCGCACACCTCCACGGCCCGTTCGATCCCGGCCGCCGTCTCGATCAGCGGGAT
The nucleotide sequence above comes from Streptomyces sp. NBC_01116. Encoded proteins:
- a CDS encoding amidase, which encodes MSDTAPVRPGPRPDVAEPREAPGLSGLSVAEAGARLRAGTLTSVELVEHALSLIDAYDAELHAFVLVTRDLALRRAARADRELRDGVDRGPLHGIPYALKDILAAEGLPTTNHSRLTLTDLATEDSTVEARLRAGGAVLLGKLATYEFAFGGPSTDLPFPPAGNPWNREHIPSGSSSGAGAAVAAGFLRVAFGSDTAGSLRGPAFHCGAVGLKPTYGSVSGHGATPLAPTMDHFGPLAWTVADAAAALQVVAGPDPRDPRTREAPTPDFLGSLSGEVRGLRVAYSKAWYASDPGTLPEITESIDRALAHLDRLGAVVEECELPPYELFDACGRVILMAEGFAVHRENLRRAPRSFGRYTYQKLMPGAGVGADELQRARQVRDSLAAALDRRVFASHDLLITACGQTTAARIDAFGADWPPPKLANDMQTIPFAVTGHPAMSLPLGFAGNGLPIGVQLVGPAYGEASLFRAGLALEAEFGRRDTRPVPA
- a CDS encoding MDR family MFS transporter, encoding MNDRTRPPLPAGFWWLWTATLVNRFGLFVMPFLSLYLAVERGYSATYAGLVISLYGLGGIAGSLIGGSLSDRWGRRPTLLTGQLGAAAFTLALGLAEQPVTIAACVTVLGVALKVSQPAIGAMLADLVPEESRPRAYSLNYWALNLGFSVSALSAGTLAAFGYLTLFVVDAASTLLCAVLVFWRIPETLPAKLRTEPSAAAAPRTSLAAVVRDRRFMCLAGLNLLVVTVFTQRHLALPLSIAESGLSTADYGIVAGVNGVMIVTLQLAVTRFTQHRPAGWVLACGALLIALSSVLNGHAGTVLLYCCAAVVYTLGEIAYVPTSEAQVPAMAPEHARGRYEGVMVLTWAVGGFVAPLTSGLIIDAHGTDTLWAGCAVIGALAAVGYVALLRPRRGKDDAPGPARALRSTQAP
- a CDS encoding LuxR C-terminal-related transcriptional regulator, which produces MRARRPLVDQVSGELRQAGAVAVVGPTGFGKSAVLDAVCAGWQSSGDPVVRLSSAPADAHLPYVPLVDLFTVCPADVSGDLPDVQRSTIDWVLRRVTGPPPDPAILRVTVLSCLQTWGRRARLLLAADDMHWWGPDSLDVFGFAARRSRGSVSLLAALRPDGPLPHDVLGGDAVEIAVPALTPHESAAVVRSFGIPLRTAARIHTATGGNPRLVSDIAAGLARAGATAVLDVQPLAPHARKALRAWLAGLAAPVHWVLLLAALAADPSLDAVRRAAGPSADAALADAEAAGLIRVAGTVCFPAPVVRECLLAESSGEAVRQAHLALAAAASEDDDRVWHEASALSAAEIPARLVPGLADAATAAREGGDHTRAAEFGLLAGGRASGARHDLLIAAARDAEAAGRFDLACTALEQLDRRRAVPTARAQARLAVADAAGRGAAVAERMAARALSEALAADDPALASAAHLRLARSLGANRGYHAEALTHARSAAELAERAGDAAIHSFALALTARIEQVRGSPGQAELLRRALATGTPAGAGRTPGEPRRVGVAFALLDDRLDEAGRLLDEMRPPDCPADRLWVLSRAVRIHAHRGEGQLAREEAHRLLALTRDLGTSPGPPWYAAAVAELAGGTLEQALAYADLGLTASQEDEDTVFAAHCLHLSGMTRLLLRDAGGALADLLRVRDLVQDLGIADPAEVRYDADLAEALVAAGDLPAALRTVSDARSRAEELGRRGVLASLDRAEALCHAAAGDHASAEELVGRALRTFERLGYPLQCGRVLLAYSSVEQRHRRPARARELRAAADAVFRRAGAPLWEPEPNRVRSSPAGLTDAERRIAELVTEGRGNRDIAAALYVSVKTVEAALTRIYRKLGVRSRVQLTALVQKSAHPERR
- a CDS encoding aminopeptidase P family protein, with protein sequence MERQDGPRGARSHDRRAPAAVAEVFRQGWADTDRRLPPVSGAAYAAKRRAALSTRFPGERIVVPSGGLKARSNDFDYAFRPHSAYIHLTAEQGTGAVPDSVLVFEPTGSGHEITLFTRPRSPRDAGPSGAEFYSDRQHGEFWVGRRRTLRETAEALGVEAVSRDGLERALAGDVPTRVVRGEDALVDATVPPSAPADAELLAFLSESRLVKDAWEIEQLRAAVGHTVAGFHDVAGELPHATRLARGERWVEGTFNRRARLEGYGLGFETIAAAGAHACVLHWMHNDGPVREGELLLLDAGVEADSFYTGDVTRTLPVGGRFTDVQRRVYDLVFAAQSAGIAALRPGAPYGAFHDAATRVVAEGLDAWGLRPGGAAIPHESDLYRRYTVCGTGHMLGLDCHDCAAARSETYLGGVLEEGHVLTVEPGLYFQPDDLTIPEELRGIGVRIEDDFVITSDGALCLSSGLPRDADAVEAWMDALR
- a CDS encoding aminopeptidase P family protein, yielding MAGETDENKTRKNGLYVDVSAELAENMKQGWADTERRDLEPIAQAAYTARRRAALSAQFPGELLVVPAGNPKVRANDTDYPFRPSSDYVYLTGDQSQDSVLVLEPGADGEHVAVAYLLPRSDRENGEFWRDYHGELWDGRRNSLTENERLLGLPCRDVRTLTERLAEATGPIRLLRDYDSGVDAALNDKVTAERDTEFRVALSEMRLLKDEFEIADLRHACQATARGFEDVVRILGTDTPTAERAIEGTFWMRARTEGNDVGYASVCAAGAHATTLHWVRNDGETRPGELLLIDAGVESRNLYTADVTRTLPVDGRFTPVQRKVYDAVYAAQSAGIAAVRPGAKYRDFHHAAQRVLTEHLASWGLFGERSVDEAYELGLYRRWTLAGTGHMIGLDVHDCAKARTELYVDGTLEAGMVLTVEPGLYFQSDDLTVPEELRGIGVRIEDDLLVTDEGNENLSADLPRTADDVEEWMARLRG
- a CDS encoding CoA ester lyase, yielding MSMPVSRLETARSLLFVPGDRPDRFDKAVATGADVVILDLEDAVAAPDKHRARDHAAAWLGAGNSALVRINAPGTPWCDDDLAMAAGRGMPVMVPKAEDPLVLAGLASRTGGVPFLIPLIETAAGIERAVEVCATPGAVRVALGNVDLAGQLGVAHDDHTALAYARSRLVSASAATGRCAPVDGVTTGVRDADALAADIAHGRRLGFTGKLCIHPAQVPVVAERFAPTASERAWARAVVAAGDSVTVVDGQMIDKPLLERARRILAAGGG